From Oncorhynchus tshawytscha isolate Ot180627B linkage group LG27, Otsh_v2.0, whole genome shotgun sequence, a single genomic window includes:
- the psmg3 gene encoding proteasome assembly chaperone 3 has product MSTQPLIRSKQTEKSINGISTQVVCTEFSNYIFIVLTQYGKIGTLVSVTPDSRSGDISTSMFTTKVLLGKEEALTHVCAKNLATFVSQEAGNRPVLLGLALKDSSIEAIKAMKDVIKSCQVW; this is encoded by the exons ATGTCAACTCAGCCTCTCATCAGATCAAAGCAGACCGAGAAATCAATCAATGGAATATCCACACAGGTTGTTTGCACAGAATTCAGTAACTACATATTTATAGTTCTCACACAGTATGGAAAAATTGGCACTTTAGTATCAGTCACACCTGACTCCAGATCTGGTGATATCAGCACTTCCATGTTCACCACTAAAGTATTGCTGGGAAAAGAAGAG GCTTTGACACACGTCTGTGCCAAAAACTTGGCAACATTTGTGTCACAAGAGGCAGGCAACAGGCCTGTTCTACTGGGGTTGGCACTGAAGGACAGTTCCATAGAAGCAATAAAGGCCATGAAAGATGTAATAAAAAGTTGTCAAGTCTGGTAA